The genomic region GGCCGGTTGACACTGTTCAACCCGGTAACTTGCGACGTCGGCTCAAGTCCAATCGTATTCGCGCTACCCAGCTGCTCCACGTAGGCTAGGATTTTGCTCAGTTGTTGCCGATACTCGGCGACATCGCTATCGTCAAGTTCGATTTTCGACAAATTAGCTAAATGCCGGATGTCGTCATCGGTTAAGTTGGCCATTGGCTTAAATTATACCGTTTCAGCCTAGCTTTTGCTTAATGTCATCGATAAAATCCCTCAGCTCGGCGGCTTTTTCGAACTCCAGATTAGCGGCGGCGAATTCCATCTGACGGGACAGGTCGTCAATAAGATGGTGGTATTCGTCCTTGGGAATTTTGCTGAGATCAACTTTTGGTTTGTCTGCGGCTGGCACGATATCACGCAGCCCGCCCTCGACGGATTTTTGGATGCTTTGCGGCGTTATCCCGTGCTGCTGGTTGTAATTTTCTTGCCGCTGTCGGCGACGATTCGTCTCGTTGATAGCTCGATCCATCGATTTGGTTTTATTGTCGGCATACATTATTACCCGGCCAGCTACGTGCCGGGCCGCCCGGCCAATAGTTTGGATCAAGGCCGAGTCGCTGCGCAGAAAGCCTTCCTTGTCGGCGTCGAGTATGGCTACCAAGCTGACCTCCGGTAAGTCCAGGCCTTCTCTTAGCAGGTTAATCCCTACCAACACGTCGTAAACACCCAGCCGCAGATCACGCAGGATATCAGTTCGCTCCAGGGTATCAACGTCCGAATGCAAGTATTGGACTTTGATATTGATGTCTTGCAAGTACTCGCTCAAATCTTCTGCCATCCGCTTGGTCAGGGTCGTGATCAAAACTCGCTGGCCCTGTTCTACTGTCGTTTTAATCTCGGCGATCAAATCATCGATCTGGCCGGCCGTCGGGCGGATATCAATCGCCGGGTCTAGCAGTCCGGTCGGGCGGATAATCTGCTCGACCGGCCGGGGCGTCCGACTAAGCTCGTATTCACCCGGGGTGGCTGAAATGTAAACGACCTGATTGATATGTTTTTCAAACTCGGAAAAATTAAGCGGCCGGTTGTCCAGCGCCGAGGGCAGACGAAAGCCATGCTCAACCAATACTTCCTTTCTGGCCCGATCTCCGTTGTACATCCCCCTTACCTGCGGCACACTCATATGTGATTCGTCGATTAGCAACAGGAAATCATCCGGAAAATAATCGAGCAGCGTCGCCGGTTGTTCGCCCGGTTGGCGGCTTGTCAAATAGCGCGAATAGTTTTCGATCCCTTTGACAAATCCGGTTTCTTCCAGCATCTCCAAATCAAACCTCGTCCGCTGCTCTAATCGCTGGGCTTCGAGCAGTTTACCCTGACGCTTAAACACGGCCAGACGATCTTTCAGCTCGGTCTTTATCTGGGCTAAAGCACCGTCTAATTTTTCCCGCGGTGTAACGTAGTGCGAACCAGGGAAGATTTGCAGCTGCTTGAGTTCCTTTGTAACCTCGCCAGTTAATGGATCAATCTCCGTAATCCGCTCCAACTCGTCGCCAAAGAACTCCAGCCGATAGGCCATGTCCTGGCTGGCCGGTATTACATCGATAACGTCGCCTCTAACGCGGAAAGTACCTCGCTGGAAATCAACATCGTTGCGCTGGTACTGAATATCACCCAGGTGACGCAACAGTTTATCGCGCTTGCGCTTTTCGCCAAGTTTTAATTTGATCGACAAATTGCCGTAATCTTCGACCGAACCGATGCCATAAATACAACTCACGCTGGCTACGATAATCACGTCCCGCCGGGTCAGCAGCGAGTCGGTGGCAGCGTGGCGCAGCCGGTCGATCTCTTCGTTTATGCGTGAGTCTTTCTCAATATAAGTATCCGAGCTGGGGATATAAGCCTCTGGTTGGTAATAATCAAAATAGCTGACAAAATAATGCACTGCGTTATCTGGAAAAAAAGCCCTAAACTCGGAGAATAACTGGGCCGCCAGGGTCTTGTTATGCGACAACACCAGCGTCGGCTGCTGGGTATTGGCGATAACGTTGGCCATGGTAAAGGTCTTACCAGAGCCGGTAACACCCAGTAAGGTTTGTTCCTTTTGCCCCGAGCTGAGACCCTCGCTCAAGCTGGTAATAGCCGCTGGCTGGTCGCCGGTTGGTTGGTAGTCAGATTTAAGTTTCAGTCTCATCCTACTAGTCTAGCAACTGGCCGGATGAAGCCGAAGTTCAATCAGGACATTATTCCTTGGCAAAGATCGCGTCCCGCACCTTACACTTGGCGGCCTCGTGGAAGATAGCTTTGTCGTGGGCATATTGGGTGTCCAACATAGCCGTAATCCGCTTGATCAAGCCCCGCGGTTCATTGTCAAATATTACACCCTCTGATCGCCGCTTGCCGGCGGCCTTTAAGATATTCTCGATTTCCATACTGACACCGCCGGCGCCCATCAAAAAGCCGATCGGCTTGCCCATTTCCATGCTGATGGTAAATTCGTGCAGAGTACCCAACCGCCCGCCAATGCTAACGACCGCGTCGCTAGAAGCTACCAGCAAGCTGTCCCGGCCGACGTAATGCAAGCCGGTATATAAAATGACGTCATAACAGCCGGTTGGCAACCGATACTTCTTGACGTGTTCGATTTTACTGGCCGCTGGTGACAATCCGACCGACTGACCACCGGCTTCCTTAGCTCCCAACGCGGCAAAATCGGGCAAGCCAGTGGTCGCTCCGGTCAACAACATGTGACCGGCGGCGGCAATGGCGGCGCCAATTTTATAAGCCATATCTCGCCCTTCAGCTACGCTTGCGCCTTTGGCCGATCCCGACACGCAAATTTGGTAAGCCATTAAATTTTCTCCGGCATGATCATTTCGTTATCCAGCTGCTTGAGGATTTGCTCCTCCAAAGTCTTGCTTCCCATATAGCGCATGAATATCTCATTCCACAGGCTTTCCCGGAAGTGATAGATTTCTCGCGATTCAAAAGGCGTCTGATTGGTATAACTGGCGGCCACGTCCATCATGTTGAAGGTCAACGGCCGCTTATCGGGCATCAACCCAACGTAATCCAGGCCCTCCCAAAACTTTAATTCGGGGTCGATCTTATAAAGCGATTGTTCGGCTTTGCGCCAATGTAAGTCCTCAGGCTGAACGTGGGGTTCGAATATCTCCGGATGATAGTCATTTTCCGATTTGCCAAAGTAGCGTTGGATTACCCGCCAGTGGATGTTGTGCCCGGCCATAATCGGACCCATGTCCGGGTCGGCGATTAAGGTTTCGACAAAAACCTCGCCAAAATTCGGTTTAACCTGTTCCAGCTTAAAAAAAGCGCTATAAAGCCGGATCTCGTTGGTATAGTGGAATAACAGTGATCCAGCCCAAATCGACAGACCAGGCAATGTTCGGACTTTGACTGGCAGCATTAAGATAACACCGAGTTCTTTTAGGTGGGTTATGTTGTGTTTTTTGTGCTGCACGAACTCAGCGCACAAGTCGGCCCAACGCTCGTGCGGCATTACGATGATCTCGATTTCCCTGGTCTCAAAATCCGACGGCCGAACGCTTTTATATTGGGTGTTAAAGTTGTTCAGCCATTTGGCATCTTCCGCGAACCTGAGCGCGCCATAGATCTCCTGCAAGTTCTCTTGCTTTAACATCGAGTCAACCGAGCGGTAACCTAAGTGTTTCATGATTTTCTTAGGCGGGGTTTTGCGCAAAAACTCCCTGGCAACCGATTTCTTTAATACCCAACAGCTGCGATTTAGTTCGAATTGATCAACCGCTGCCTTGATCTTAGGGATCAGCTTAGTCGGCGATTCGCCCGGATTGGCGCCCAGCCGGACAGCCAGGTGATCGTCATGGCGCTTAATTAGACTTATCAAGGCGGCGTAGATCTCTTCTCCGGTCGAATCCTTCGGATCGAGTCCGAGCTTGGCCACCGCGGCGTGGGATTTTTGAACGATATCCGCTTGCAGACGAATATCTTCGTTTTTGTGTCCGCTAGCGACCTCCAGTTGCTTTAGGCTCAAGCTAAATAACGGTTCTTTAGCATTAAGCAGTTGGGACAAAAGTTTTGGCATTAATGTTTGTGCTTTAAATTAGCCTTACAATAACATGAATTCATCTGTTTAAGAAGCCGCTACTTAGACCACCGCCAAGGTCAAGTCTCCTTAGAAATTACTATTTGACTTAATTGACTTAAAAATCGTTTACCTCTAGCGGCATGTCATGCAGGACCACGTCCTTATCCAATATGCCAGCCTTAGCTCCGATTTGGCCAACTACCGACGTCGAGTTGGCGCTGGCAAACTTGACGGCCTCGGCCAAACTTTGTCCCCTGGCCAGAGCCGCGACTAAGCCGGAGCCGAAGGCGTCGCCGGCTCCGGTCCGATCGATCACCGGTACATCCTCATACATCCCGGCCGCTACGATAATCTCCCGGTTGGTAGCGGTAGCCCCATTAGGCCCGTCGGTCATGACGACTATCGGAGTCATATCGCTGGCGTGGCGGACGAGTTGCTGGTCGTCTTGCCCCGCCACCAGTTGGCCGATCTCATCTTTATTGACGATCAGAACTTGGCAGCTTTTGAGTAGCTCGCGCAGCTGATCGGCCTGGGCTAATTCGCCTTTGCCGGGATTAATCGCTATTCTGATATTTCTCGATTGGGCCCAGCCGATCAGACTCTCAAGCGCGTCCATGGCGCCGGCCAGGCTGGAAATATACAGCCAGTCCGCTTCGGTTGAACCCAGCAAAAAGTCGTCCGGTTTAAAATCATCGGATGATCCGCGAAAAGTTAGAATCGTCCGCTCGCCGGTCGGTGCCAGCAGGAGCGTTGAGTAGCCGGTCTTAACTCCGGCGTCAGTCTTAACCAGCGAGGTATCAACACCATTTTGATGCAGATCGTCAAGCACCATCCTAGCGGACACGTCCTCGCCCAACTTACCTAAGAATTTAGCGTGTAGGCCTTGGCGGGCAAAGGTAACTGCCGCGTTAGTCGCACCGCCGCCGGTGGCAAATACCACACCGCCGAGTTCATACTTTTCTCCCAATTTAAATTCTTCCACCAACTGGCCGTCTTCGTTTTGCGGTTTAAAGACATCTCCGCTCAAAAACACATCCTGGACGGCGGCACCAACGCTTAAAATCGTCGATACTTCGCGTTCGAGCACGGCTAAACCACCGCCTTTCCGGCGGAGCCGAACATGTCAATTTTTTCTTCCACCACCCTAGTCACGGCGATCTTAACTTGCTCCATCAGTTTCATAACGGCAAACTCATCCGGGTTGGCCTTGAGTTGCTCTTCAAGCGCCGTCCTAAAGGCAAATCTCATGTCGGAATTAATATTGATCTTGCTGACACCGATCTTAACCGCCTCTTCGAAGTAGTGCCCCGGCGTACCCGACCCGCCGTGCAAGCTGATATTGCAACTGATGGCGTCACGGATTTGTTGCAGTAGTTCTAGATCCAATTCTTTGGGCGCCGGGTATTTGCCGTGCAAATTGCCTACCGCCGCCGCAAAGGTATCGATACCGGTCGCCGCCACAAAGGTTTTGGCGCCCTCTTCAGTGGAGAAAGTTTGCTTGATCTCATCATAATTGATCTCCTCCTGATGGACGTTTGAGCTGCCGCCGAAATAATGCGGCTCACTTTCGACCAATGCCCCCGTAAATCTGGCATACTCGACGACTTCCCTGGTAGCGTCGATAATTTCCTCGTCGCTGGCATCGTGTTTGGCTTGTGACACATCGATATGGATAAATTCATAGCCGGCGTCAATCCCGCGCTTGGCGTCTTCAACGGTCGGCGAATGATCCAGGTTAATAAACAGTTCGATACCAAATTGAGCTTTATAATTGTCGACCAAATCGCGCAGATTATCGAGACCGATCGCCTCCACTTCGCCGTGGCTGACTTCCACCATCGCCGGCGATTGTTTGTTTTTTAAGGCTTGGCAAACCGCGATCAAGGTTTCCTGGTTGTCGACGTTAAACGCGCCGACGGCAAAGGCCTGTTGTCGCGAGCGCTGCATCAAATGCCTGGCTTTGAGACAGTTATCCCGGATTTCTCGTATGCTTTGCCCCACCGCCGCGCTCCTACTGCCTGCCCAGTTCGGTTAACAGGCTATTGACCGCCCGGGTAATACCCTTACTGTCCAGGCCGAATTTTTCAATCAGCTCGGACGGATCGCCGGACTCGCCAAATCGATCCATCACCCCGACTCGCTTCAGCGGTGTCGGTTGGTGCTCACTAAGAACTTCG from Candidatus Saccharimonadales bacterium harbors:
- a CDS encoding class II fructose-bisphosphate aldolase, which encodes MQRSRQQAFAVGAFNVDNQETLIAVCQALKNKQSPAMVEVSHGEVEAIGLDNLRDLVDNYKAQFGIELFINLDHSPTVEDAKRGIDAGYEFIHIDVSQAKHDASDEEIIDATREVVEYARFTGALVESEPHYFGGSSNVHQEEINYDEIKQTFSTEEGAKTFVAATGIDTFAAAVGNLHGKYPAPKELDLELLQQIRDAISCNISLHGGSGTPGHYFEEAVKIGVSKININSDMRFAFRTALEEQLKANPDEFAVMKLMEQVKIAVTRVVEEKIDMFGSAGKAVV
- a CDS encoding carbohydrate kinase family protein; this encodes MLEREVSTILSVGAAVQDVFLSGDVFKPQNEDGQLVEEFKLGEKYELGGVVFATGGGATNAAVTFARQGLHAKFLGKLGEDVSARMVLDDLHQNGVDTSLVKTDAGVKTGYSTLLLAPTGERTILTFRGSSDDFKPDDFLLGSTEADWLYISSLAGAMDALESLIGWAQSRNIRIAINPGKGELAQADQLRELLKSCQVLIVNKDEIGQLVAGQDDQQLVRHASDMTPIVVMTDGPNGATATNREIIVAAGMYEDVPVIDRTGAGDAFGSGLVAALARGQSLAEAVKFASANSTSVVGQIGAKAGILDKDVVLHDMPLEVNDF
- the gatC gene encoding Asp-tRNA(Asn)/Glu-tRNA(Gln) amidotransferase subunit GatC, whose amino-acid sequence is MANLTDDDIRHLANLSKIELDDSDVAEYRQQLSKILAYVEQLGSANTIGLEPTSQVTGLNSVNRPDGDTADTMARSALLDQVPHTASSQIKVPKIL
- the uvrB gene encoding excinuclease ABC subunit UvrB, whose protein sequence is MRLKLKSDYQPTGDQPAAITSLSEGLSSGQKEQTLLGVTGSGKTFTMANVIANTQQPTLVLSHNKTLAAQLFSEFRAFFPDNAVHYFVSYFDYYQPEAYIPSSDTYIEKDSRINEEIDRLRHAATDSLLTRRDVIIVASVSCIYGIGSVEDYGNLSIKLKLGEKRKRDKLLRHLGDIQYQRNDVDFQRGTFRVRGDVIDVIPASQDMAYRLEFFGDELERITEIDPLTGEVTKELKQLQIFPGSHYVTPREKLDGALAQIKTELKDRLAVFKRQGKLLEAQRLEQRTRFDLEMLEETGFVKGIENYSRYLTSRQPGEQPATLLDYFPDDFLLLIDESHMSVPQVRGMYNGDRARKEVLVEHGFRLPSALDNRPLNFSEFEKHINQVVYISATPGEYELSRTPRPVEQIIRPTGLLDPAIDIRPTAGQIDDLIAEIKTTVEQGQRVLITTLTKRMAEDLSEYLQDINIKVQYLHSDVDTLERTDILRDLRLGVYDVLVGINLLREGLDLPEVSLVAILDADKEGFLRSDSALIQTIGRAARHVAGRVIMYADNKTKSMDRAINETNRRRQRQENYNQQHGITPQSIQKSVEGGLRDIVPAADKPKVDLSKIPKDEYHHLIDDLSRQMEFAAANLEFEKAAELRDFIDDIKQKLG